A single Ziziphus jujuba cultivar Dongzao chromosome 11, ASM3175591v1 DNA region contains:
- the LOC107432671 gene encoding histone deacetylase complex subunit SAP18 codes for MAGVADAPKRTLPPPLRGPRFEPVDREKTCPLLLRVFTKIGSHHANEDFAVRGKEPKDEVQIYTWKDATLREITDLVKEVAPAARRRNAKLSFAFVYPDKHGRFLVREVGKTFSYGNGRLDDGKALAELGFQIGDYLDVAIL; via the exons aTGGCGGGAGTAGCAGACGCGCCAAAGAGAACGCTGCCTCCTCCACTTAGAGGCCCTCGCTTCGAGCCCGTCGACCGCGAAAAG ACTTGTCCCTTATTACTTCGGGTTTTCACCAAG attggAAGTCATCATGCCAATGAAGATTTTGCTGTGAGAGGCAAGGAGCCCAAGGATGAGGTTCAAATTTATACATGGAAGGATGCAACCCTTCGTGAAATTACTGATCTG GTCAAAGAGGTAGCTCCAGCAGCAAGGAGAAGGAATGCAAAACTGTCCTTTGCTTTTGTATATCCAGATAAACATGGACGGTTTTTGGTGAGGGAG GTGGGGAAAACATTTTCTTATGGAAATGGTAGACTTGATGATGGCAAGGCATTGGCTGAACTTGGCTTTCAG ATTGGAGATTACTTGGATGTGGCAATTTTGTAA